A genomic region of Zygotorulaspora mrakii chromosome 7, complete sequence contains the following coding sequences:
- the EMC4 gene encoding chaperone EMC4 (similar to Saccharomyces cerevisiae YGL231C; ancestral locus Anc_3.552) encodes MKPEAHQWALNLVDNKHISSMKIVSSKTLPLPEGFTPLQKNAEPIGIHKQQVTPEEKSQQIGRLQLQKAWGIAFQPAKAVPMNIFMSYMSGTSLQIIPIMTALMLLSGPIKAIFGVRNVFRPVMGNPLIEGQIYMAMLVFVVCQGALMYIGIRKLNSMGLIPNTRSDWLAWETRIDYNKGLKSFTI; translated from the coding sequence ATGAAGCCTGAAGCACATCAATGGGCATTGAATTTGGTAGATAACAAAcacatttcttcaatgaagATAGTTTCTTCCAAGACATTGCCCTTACCAGAAGGGTTTACACCGCTTCAAAAGAATGCTGAGCCAATAGGTATACACAAGCAGCAAGTGACACCTGAAGAGAAGTCTCAGCAGATAGGAAGACTGCAGCTACAAAAGGCATGGGGAATTGCATTTCAACCAGCAAAAGCAGTGCCAATGAACATTTTCATGTCATATATGTCCGGGACATCATTGCAGATCATTCCGATAATGACGGCTCTTATGTTATTATCAGGTCCTATAAAGGCAATATTTGGCGTTAGAAATGTATTCAGACCGGTTATGGGCAACCCGCTGATTGAGGGTCAGATATATATGGCTATGTTAGTATTCGTTGTTTGTCAAGGAGCCTTGATGTATATTGGAATTAGAAAACTGAACTCTATGGGATTGATTCCTAATACGAGAAGTGATTGGCTGGCATGGGAAACCCGCATAGACTACAACAAGGGTTTAAAATCTTTTACAATATGA
- the KEG1 gene encoding Keg1p (similar to Saccharomyces cerevisiae YFR042W; ancestral locus Anc_3.549): protein MASQKSVPFIYKLYQLFRILSTLVYFSLVMRWMVLFPLVGTKFLPGGIHEYLCYSMVLCSIGEFLLSLKFHGFIGGLCSATSLKDFNFLYFVFVMHYYDDYEFAQVLKSAAYSAFILGLGFSQAYCHWCNLFKGIKRRKFGIVWKFMTYLMLPLLYISEFYLLLLNVQNPSFHSTPLLDLFNKVVLVLFLPVALSFYRNQHF from the coding sequence ATGGCGTCTCAAAAGTCTGTTCCCTTTATTTATAAGCTCTACCAGCTATTCAGGATATTATCCACATTGGTGTATTTCTCCTTGGTCATGCGATGGATGGTCTTGTTTCCTTTGGTTGGGACTAAATTCCTTCCAGGAGGCATTCATGAGTATCTGTGCTATTCGATGGTACTCTGCAGTATTGGTGAGTTTTTActgtctttgaaatttcacGGGTTCATAGGAGGACTGTGTTCAGCTACTTCCTTGAAGGACTTTAATTTCTTATACTTTGTGTTTGTAATGCACTACTACGATGATTACGAGTTTGCccaagttttgaaaagtgcAGCATATTCCGCATTTATTTTAGGATTAGGATTTTCGCAGGCGTATTGCCACTGGtgcaatcttttcaaaggtATCAAAAGGAGGAAGTTTGGTATTGTATGGAAATTCATGACATATTTGATGCTGCCATTGTTGTATATCAGTGAGTTCtatttattattactaAATGTACAGAACCCAAGCTTCCACTCTACCCCTTTGCTCGACCTTTTTAATAAGGTTGTGCTCGTTTTGTTTTTACCTGTTGCATTATCATTTTATAGAAATCAGCATTTCTAA
- a CDS encoding SAPS family protein (similar to Saccharomyces cerevisiae SAP155 (YFR040W) and SAP4 (YGL229C); ancestral locus Anc_3.547): protein MSFWPFGQSYNNSNINRILDDYFKVLHTLEKSDPAVAKCVQQNFDGSNGLSTNLSSTANRDEISVGDRRTRSDANSSTQRTELQSGFAESSLTVNPRPVGSTDSNSSFESCSSKTRTSSFTSGSESSATDSDEDDINAATEPMTITIKSLNSSFIDKLLNETELLNELTRQNSTLLDFISFGFFYDSATHAIVQNIEYLIDLMIDCVDKMKISSEDVISSLPDFITQNDDTKSNTDHVDDIDGIDGILNKNNSAAEDKDKNSDRDNDCSGTQDEHNNTSSNAHDANNENDNDDDDNDDDKDTYDDKQYVDNIAGMSDSPEEPNFLTKATIISEIFSLDIWLITESLVKNQNYLCKIWSLLNNPKLDSERSPLVPIFLKINQNLLNTRQDQYLNFVRSKDSLVDDMLAHIEISLLMDFFLKCVASDKVEAPTGIIELVYDQDLIPKCLGFLNNDTYTPDIQACAGDFLKALIAISANAPLDDMSIGPNDLTRQLVSPETIDYLIHSILKKRGAALNVAVSIVIELIRKNNSDYDQVNLLTTTIQSHPPSNRDPIYLGYMLREFAMELPDLLEIIRNEDVMGQDKTLENQLHERYKPLGFERFKVVELIAELLHCSNMGLMNSKKAERINRERDNFRKQLTIQLQDALQELTIDEKPGDRNSAQTGSNGSLDLKESSSSKEIDSHIFNDNRDDHYNDNNADDKPDDKLYDTNYDDDDIKYDNGEITLNSTDDWGVDNVELSPQRNSGSNYNSTDEEIDESFEIPYVNENQSSKLRKCPTIGDLFKIKLYDTQILPKIVELFLSHPWNNFWHNVIFDIIQQIFNGRMDFSYNSFLVYSLFNLKGSLRFMPQELPKTITGQDFGITNDFILKGYKDSYAFYEKKHMNLGYMGHLVLIAEEVVKFSKLYKVELISPDIHDTLQEEEWNFYTDSVLNDTRLMYSKILGGGNYIDDGNGNIIPQLNDMTSEEDTSRANLSEGVEGVEGGRLINVEAIEEQLGFSTESDLHEKLRSLLIHNSAQEVEAQNKKKGVIILGPPPEETMAETPNNST, encoded by the coding sequence ATGTCATTTTGGCCGTTTGGGCAGAGCTACAACAATTCCAACATCAATAGGATTCTAGATGATTATTTTAAAGTGTTACACACTCTGGAGAAGTCTGATCCCGCAGTTGCCAAGTGCGTGCAGCAGAATTTTGATGGGAGCAACGGACTGAGTACAAACCTATCGAGCACTGCAAATAGAGATGAGATATCAGTGGGTGATCGAAGGACGCGGTCCGACGCGAACAGCAGCACCCAAAGGACGGAGTTGCAGAGTGGATTTGCAGAAAGTTCACTAACGGTAAACCCGCGGCCAGTGGGCTCAACAGATTCAAATTCGAGTTTTGAAAGTTGCAGCTCGAAGACAAGAACTTCCTCGTTCACATCGGGATCGGAATCGTCAGCGACTGATtcggatgaagatgatataAATGCTGCGACTGAGCCTATGACCATAACGatcaaaagtttgaatAGCTCTTTTATCGATAAACTGTTGAATGAAACAGAGCTATTGAATGAATTAACTAGACAAAACAGCACATTATTAgatttcatctcttttggGTTCTTCTACGATTCTGCTACTCATGCTATAGTGCAGaatattgaatatttaATCGATTTGATGATTGATTGTGTTgacaaaatgaaaatatcatcTGAAGATGTAATAAGTAGTCTACCGGATTTCATCACCCAAAATGATGACACAAAGTCAAACACGGATCATGTCGATGATATTGATGGAATAGATGGAAttttaaataaaaataacagTGCGGCAGAAGATAAGGATAAGAACTCTGACCGTGACAATGATTGCAGTGGCACTCAAGATGAACATAATAACACTTCCAGTAATGCACACGATGccaataatgaaaatgacaatgacgatgatgacaatgatgatgacaagGACACTTATGACGACAAGCAATATGTCGATAACATAGCAGGTATGAGTGATAGTCCAGAGGaaccaaattttttaactAAGGCCACTATAATATCAgaaattttctctttggATATTTGGCTGATAACCGAGTCACTCgtaaaaaatcaaaattatcTATGCAAAATTTGGTCTCTATTGAATAATCCAAAACTCGATTCTGAAAGATCTCCATTAGTACCAATATTTTTAAAGATAAACCAAAATCTTTTAAATACAAGGCAGGATCAATATCTGAATTTTGTACGGTCAAAAGATTCATTAGTGGATGATATGTTAGCTCATATCGAAATTTCTTTACTGATGGATTTCTTTTTAAAGTGCGTGGCTTCGGATAAAGTTGAAGCACCAACAGGTATAATAGAATTGGTATATGATCAAGATCTTATTCCGAAATGTTTGGGATTCTTAAATAATGACACTTATACTCCAGATATTCAAGCGTGCGCTGGTGATTTCTTAAAAGCTTTGATTGCAATAAGTGCCAACGCACCATTAGATGACATGTCTATCGGACCAAACGATCTGACAAGACAGCTTGTCTCTCCAGAAACAATTGATTACTTGATACATTCAATactgaagaaaagaggTGCTGCTTTGAATGTAGCAGTTTCGATAGTCATAGAACTaatcagaaaaaataattctGATTACGATCAGGTTAATTTATTAACTACCACAATTCAATCACACCCTCCTTCTAATAGAGATCCTATCTATCTTGGTTACATGCTGAGGGAATTTGCAATGGAGCTGCCAGATCTTCTGGAGATAATAAGAAATGAGGATGTTATGGGACAGGATAAGACGCTAGAAAATCAGTTACATGAGCGATACAAACCATTAGGATTTGAAAGGTTCAAAGTTGTTGAACTGATCGCGGAACTTTTACATTGCTCTAATATGGGActaatgaattcaaaaaaagctgaaagAATTAACCGCGAGCGCGATAATTTCAGAAAGCAATTAACTATTCAATTACAAGACGCATTACAGGAACTAAccattgatgaaaaaccTGGTGACAGAAATTCTGCTCAGACAGGCAGTAATGGTAGTTTAGACTTGAAAGAATCATCTTCGAGTAAAGAGATTGATAGCCACATTTTTAACGACAATCGTGATGACCAttataatgataataatgctGATGATAAACCTGATGATAAACTTTATGACACGAAttacgatgatgacgataTCAAATATGATAATGGTGAAATTACTTTAAATAGTACTGACGATTGGGGAGTCGATAATGTTGAATTGTCTCCGCAACGTAACTCAGGTAGCAATTATAACAGTACCGATGAGGAAATAGATGAATCGTTTGAAATACCTTATGTTaatgaaaatcaaagttCAAAATTAAGAAAATGCCCTACAATCGGTgatttattcaaaattaaacTTTACGATACCCAAATCCTACCAAAGATCGTTGAGTTGTTTCTATCACATCCATGGAACAACTTTTGGCACAATgtaatttttgatatcattcAACAAATATTCAATGGTCGAATGGATTTTTCTtataattcttttttggtcTATTCACTTTTTAATCTAAAAGGATCTCTTCGATTCATGCCCCAAGAATTGCCTAAAACTATTACAGGACAAGATTTTGGAATCACGAATGATTTCATTTTAAAAGGTTATAAGGACTCGTATGCTTTTtatgaaaagaaacataTGAACTTGGGGTATATGGGACATTTGGTGTTGATTGCAGAGGAAGTcgtcaaattttcaaagttgtaCAAGGTTGAGCTTATTTCACCAGATATTCACGATACATTGCAAGAGGAAGAATGGAATTTTTATACAGATAGTGTCCTTAATGATACGAGACTCATGTACTCAAAGATTCTTGGAGGTGGAAACTATATAGACGATGGAAATGGGAACATTATACCTCAATTAAACGATATGACAAGCGAAGAAGATACATCTCGAGCTAATTTGAGCGAAGGCGTCGAAGGCGTTGAAGGTGGACGTTTGATAAATGTTGAAGCCATCGAAGAACAGTTAGGATTTTCCACTGAATCTGATTTGCATGAGAAACTTCGCAGCTTATTGATTCATAATTCGGCGCAAGAGGTGGAAGCacaaaacaagaagaaaggtGTAATAATTTTGGGACCGCCGCCGGAAGAGACTATGGCAGAGACCCCAAATAATTCAACTTGA
- the ERJ5 gene encoding Erj5p (similar to Saccharomyces cerevisiae ERJ5 (YFR041C); ancestral locus Anc_3.548) produces MVFRILMYCCLLLASATVVYGFTPEEVEIFQVQGELLKKYGPDMDFYKFLKLPQLRDSTSKEIVKNLRRLSKKYHPDRNKKYKKLYEKLNIISNILSDHSRRKTYDYYLRNGFPDYNYSKGGFFFKRVQPKTGVLALFIFIAASIIHYVLLRLQNSSNKKRIENFIKQCKDNDDTNGLGERMLTFKQYEDADPKEILVSLGDVYVLESDGKKTLISTKDVPDPTIFDTIFFKLPLFFWRSTVTRLFSKSEPVKEGRVEAEASDESGSVSTADNGQKKIKKRKKNTPTTSREKLVLPSGETAYSRKKR; encoded by the coding sequence ATGGTCTTTAGGATATTGATGTACTGCTGTCTGCTTTTGGCTAGTGCGACAGTTGTTTATGGCTTCACGCCTGAGGAAgttgaaatatttcagGTTCAAGgtgaacttttgaagaaatatggCCCTGATATGGACttttacaaatttttaaagCTGCCTCAATTGAGAGATTCAACCTCGAAGGAGATTGTCAAGAATTTAAGAAGGCTATCAAAGAAATATCATCCTGatagaaacaaaaagtataAAAAGCTGTACGAAAAGCTGAACATTATCAGTAATATTCTTTCAGATCACTCTCGTAGAAAGACTTATGACTATTACTTAAGGAATGGGTTTCCTGACTATAATTACTCCAAGGGtggtttctttttcaaaagagtgCAGCCAAAAACTGGCGTTTTAGCATTGTTTATCTTTATTGCCGCCAGTATTATTCATTACGTTCTTTTAAGGCTTCAGAATAGTagcaacaaaaaaagaatagaaaatttcattAAACAATGCAAGGACAATGATGACACTAATGGACTAGGTGAGAGGATGCTTACTTTCAAACAGTATGAAGATGCTGATCCGAAAGAAATACTTGTATCCTTGGGTGACGTATATGTATTGGAATCCGACGGTAAAAAAACACTGATATCGACAAAGGATGTTCCTGATCCCACGATTTTTGACACTATCTTCTTTAAACTACCTCTCTTTTTCTGGAGATCGACCGTCACTAGACTTTTCTCAAAGAGTGAACCAGTAAAAGAGGGGAGAGTAGAGGCAGAAGCTTCAGATGAATCTGGATCAGTATCAACAGCGGACAATGgccagaaaaaaatcaagaagcGGAAGAAGAATACTCCTACAACTTCTCGTGAAAAGCTGGTTTTACCTAGCGGTGAAACTGCATATTCTCGTAAGAAGCGTTAG
- a CDS encoding uncharacterized protein (similar to Saccharomyces cerevisiae YGL230C; ancestral locus Anc_3.551), which translates to MRYCLLYKFRCRVSLRVKMNFSGEAPPCWNRDHDPPPSYAMQTIDKASVVVVERELTMECYETFNARVKRLSSSLYAKTKTKLFGILQSIWFKRVLKFIAAFNTFQIIAFFTVSALLVTTRIGPGDEELVMRNVPDDYVDYRDLSSGIML; encoded by the coding sequence ATGCGATACTGCCTGCTCTACAAGTTTAGATGTAGAGTCAGTTTAAGAGTGAAAATGAACTTCAGTGGGGAAGCGCCACCTTGCTGGAATAGGGATCATGACCCACCACCCAGTTATGCTATGCAGACTATTGATAAAGCAAGTGTGGTAGTAGTTGAACGTGAATTGACAATGGAGTGCTATGAGACTTTCAATGCTAGAGTGAAACGTTTGTCAAGCTCGTTATATGCCAAAACTAAAACGAAGCTTTTTGGTATTCTCCAATCCATTTGGTTCAAGAGAGTTCTGAAGTTCATTGCAGCTTTCAATACTTTTCAGATTATCGCCTTCTTCACTGTCAGCGCACTTTTGGTTACAACTCGAATCGGCCCGGGGGACGAGGAACTCGTTATGAGGAATGTCCCTGACGATTACGTGGATTATCGAGATTTAAGTAGTGGAATAATGCTCTAG
- a CDS encoding uncharacterized protein (similar to Saccharomyces cerevisiae YFR039C and SHE10 (YGL228W); ancestral locus Anc_3.546) — translation MRVVTRLVGLAVAFTVLLHYYCSVRECSNDLIQLCHYTSPKTWHYQLLEQSDIYRNTLCPAVTSVHSEYAHRIKPPLLRLGEDLERKVYTPLVVCVKEQYSNFDSEPYVEWVYRRLNAVTRKIRFYYNVFVKPRIMKLLYQLKLDEYCYRIHNRIGPFLEKARFILHCLRPYTEKAKVSMEQGYRGLRKVYYQSSHWIGDGLISVRNSAERELVSTSESELETDTESESETENEEEESDEGEDYDDVETETLTSTVVVTMTLDDTNGVVASGTAKTETNNIEVSEQEMLQEEINAWYSLIDRQSRSLIKTFNDDADKFVDERIEVLAPELRNKTQVLSKKSQTEFQKITRAIQDINCTTSIYPKTGEIIYFDRSGTTKLSQYITRPLMRQMFNETKTELEAMVLEIQSDLKNLTDEVEKKVKVIREDILEVYEEWGDVMISEWSKRLAYIDVIAGHLENSEKSSTTSSDNWKKFLKLKKQVISQRDELASKPAELKVMKEFVNKVEYILSIITKESGEYTYILRSRANLAFQEREKQERENFRLEQLAQQNAEEAREALAQEQGQEQGQDQEQGQGQVRAQIQDHAGQAPLIEEFKESHA, via the coding sequence ATGAGAGTGGTGACGAGACTTGTGGGACTGGCAGTGGCTTTCACGGTCCTCCTCCATTACTATTGTTCGGTTAGGGAATGTTCCAATGATCTGATTCAACTCTGCCATTATACTTCTCCAAAAACGTGGCATTATCAGCTACTGGAACAGAGTGATATCTACAGGAATACTCTGTGCCCAGCAGTGACTTCGGTACATAGCGAATATGCTCATCGTATCAAACCGCCGTTGTTGAGATTGGGAGAAGATCTAGAACGCAAGGTTTACACTCCATTGGTGGTGTGTGTCAAGGAGCAGTACTCCAATTTCGATTCTGAGCCGTATGTAGAGTGGGTATACAGGCGTTTGAATGCTGTGACCCGAAAGATACGGTTCTACTACAACGTTTTCGTCAAACCAAGAATTATGAAGCTGCTGTACCAGCTCAAGTTGGACGAGTACTGCTACAGGATCCACAATAGGATTGGTCCATTTCTGGAAAAGGCTAGGTTTATTCTGCACTGTTTGAGGCCGTACACCGAGAAGGCTAAAGTTTCGATGGAACAGGGATACCGGGGGCTTAGAAAAGTATACTACCAGTCCTCGCATTGGATAGGCGATGGTTTGATAAGTGTAAGGAATTCTGCAGAGCGTGAACTCGTCAGCACTAGCGAAAGTGAATTGGAGACCGATACCGAATCTGAGTCAGAAACAGaaaacgaagaagaagaatctGACGAAGGTGAGGACTATGATGACGTTGAAACTGAAACTTTAACATCTACCGTTGTGGTTACAATGACTTTGGATGACACGAATGGTGTGGTGGCATCGGGTACAGCAAAGACAGAGACTAATAACATAGAAGTGTCAGAGCAGGAGATGCTGCAAGAAGAGATCAATGCCTGGTATAGTTTGATCGATAGACAGTCTCGAAGCTTGATTAAGACCTTCAACGATGACGCTGACAAATTTGTTGACGAAAGAATCGAAGTATTAGCACCAGAGCTGAGAAATAAGACACAAGTACTATCGAAAAAATCTCAAACCGAGTTTCAGAAAATCACAAGGGCTATTCAAGATATCAACTGTACTACATCAATCTATCCTAAAACTGGCGAAATCATCTACTTTGATCGGTCTGGAACCACAAAACTATCTCAATACATAACCAGGCCTTTGATGCGTCAAATGTTCAACGAAACTAAAACTGAACTAGAGGCAATGGTGTTGGAAATCCAAagtgatttgaaaaatctgaccgatgaagttgaaaagaaagttaAAGTTATACGTGAAGACATCTTGGAAGTATATGAAGAGTGGGGCGACGTAATGATCAGCGAATGGTCCAAGAGACTAGCTTACATCGATGTTATCGCCGGTCATTTGGAAAACAGTGAAAAGAGTTCTACCACTTCATCAGAtaactggaaaaaattcttgaaactCAAGAAGCAAGTCATCAGTCAAAGAGATGAGCTTGCCAGTAAGCCAGCGGAGCTGAAGGTAATGAAAGAATTCGTCAACAAGGTGGAATACATTCTCAGTATCATTACGAAGGAGTCCGGTGAATACACTTATATTTTGAGATCAAGAGCTAATTTAGCCTTCCAGGAGCGTGAAAAACAAGAACGCGAGAATTTCAGATTGGAGCAGTTAGCTCAACAGAACGCCGAGGAAGCTCGCGAAGCCCTAGCTCAAGAACAAGGTCAAGAACAAGGTCAAGACCAAGAACAAGGCCAAGGTCAAGTTCGAGCTCAAATTCAAGATCATGCTGGCCAAGCGCCTCTCATAGAGGAGTTTAAGGAATCTCATGCATGA
- the TAN1 gene encoding putative tRNA acetyltransferase (similar to Saccharomyces cerevisiae TAN1 (YGL232W); ancestral locus Anc_3.553), whose protein sequence is MVNKRSLEQPNGSKKKKFKLSSGFLDPSTSGVYATCARKHEKQAAQELGLLFEEKVEEMYGDQLENADEKTEIENQESCDSKQKLSIEEEINRELSELQDKNKSKNESKNNKKEVLQFIHLDCECVIFCKTRKPVIPEQFVHSLIENLADPANMEKRTRYIQKLTPITSSCSASMDQLIKLAERVLAPHFHGENGSKHYKFAVEVTRRNFNTFERLDIIKQVVAQVIQNGKYNHEVNLKDYDKLILIECFKNNIGMSVVDGDYSKSYKKYNVQQIYEAKMKEHAKK, encoded by the exons ATGGTCAATAAAAGGTCTCTCGAGCAACCCAATGgctcaaaaaagaagaag TTTAAACTTTCGTCAGGATTCCTAGATCCTTCAACATCGGGCGTATATGCTACGTGCGCCAGAAAGCATGAAAAGCAGGCGGCCCAGGAATTAGGCTTGctctttgaagaaaaggtgGAGGAAATGTACGGCGACCAGTTGGAAAATGCGGATGAGAAGACCGAAATCGAGAACCAAGAATCTTGTGATTCCAAACAGAAGCTGTCCATAGAGGAAGAGATTAATCGTGAACTGTCGGAATTGCAAGACAAAAACAAATCCAAGAATGAAAGCAAAAACAATAAGAAAGAGGTCCTTCAGTTCATTCATCTGGATTGCGAATGTGTCATATTTTGTAAAACCAGGAAACCTGTCATACCAGAGCAGTTTGTGCACAGTCtaattgaaaatcttgCTGATCCTGCAAACATGGAGAAGCGGACAAGgtatattcaaaaactgaCACCTATAACCTCTTCATGTAGCGCCAGTATGGATCAATTAATCAAATTAGCCGAACGTGTATTAGCACCTCATTTCCATGGTGAAAATGGCAGCAAACATTACAAATTTGCAGTGGAAGTAACAAGACgaaatttcaatacttttgaaagacttGACATTATTAAACAAGTGGTTGCTCAAGTGATCCAGAATGGTAAATATAACCATGaggtaaatttgaaagattacGACAAACTGATATTAATAGAATGctttaaaaataatataGGAATGTCCGTTGTAGATGGTGACTATTCAAAGAGCTATAAAAAGTACAACGTGCAACAAATTTATGAAGCTAAGATGAAAGAACATGCAAAAAAGTAA
- the IRC6 gene encoding Irc6p (similar to Saccharomyces cerevisiae YFR043C; ancestral locus Anc_3.550) — MLKERSQEVTKFPRNKILVAFSKYEKHEKEVVLKSVFGELSKDTFGNEQKILKGLTWKTKYYTLVYDLYIDEYESLKDWLADLKSDEYIELRDVLAGIMVFDKFTDTLQFQDISQILETPELEKCFKICCNVDKHADGLGMSKINDEFAQRLTTLEVVNWSTCDELDEYGEKNGKARIKEIIDTHDWSACSVPLELANSNDIPAGDTEAEDDLNIEVILRKLQQARLRFASQELDEKDASTLAEEVAGEIMKYV; from the coding sequence ATGTTAAAAGAGAGATCCCAAGAGGTTACTAAGTTTCCACGTAATAAAATTTTGGTTGCATTCAGCAAATATGAGAAACATGAGAAAGAAGTAGTTCTCAAAAGTGTATTTGGTGAGTTGTCCAAGGATACTTTTGGGAATGAACAGAAAATCCTGAAAGGTCTAACCTGGAAAACCAAATACTATACGTTGGTATATGATCTGTATATCGATGAGTATGAAAGTTTGAAGGACTGGCTTgctgatttgaaaagcgATGAGTACATCGAATTGAGAGACGTCCTTGCAGGAATAATGgtctttgataaatttaCCGACACACtgcaatttcaagatatttcGCAGATACTAGAGACTCCAGAGCTTGAGAAgtgcttcaaaatttgttgCAACGTTGACAAACATGCCGATGGGCTAGGAATGAGTAAAAtcaatgatgaatttgcCCAACGTCTGACAACTTTGGAAGTCGTCAACTGGAGCACCTGCGATGAGCTTGACGAATACGGTGAAAAGAACGGCAAGGCAAGAATTAAAGAAATCATAGACACACACGATTGGTCTGCGTGTAGCGTACCACTCGAATTGGCTAATTCAAATGACATTCCAGCTGGAGATACCGAAGCTGAGGATGACCTTAATATAGAAGTGATCTTGAGAAAATTGCAACAGGCTCGTTTGCGCTTTGCCAGCCAGGAgcttgatgaaaaggacGCATCCACTTTGGCTGAAGAAGTAGCCGGtgaaataatgaaatatgtttga